The Prevotella herbatica genome contains the following window.
CAAGGCGAACGCCCACGTTGTACTGCACACGAAGGCTCTCGTCGTCGTTGATGCAGCTACTTACAAGGGGCGGAAGCATAGCCAGAAGGATGCAGGTGATAAGTATATGCCTAATTTTCATTGAGCTTTAGTTTTATTGTTGCTATTTGATTACTGTTATTCGTATTACTGCTATTCAGAATATACAGTTATTAGTTGAACACATTACTCTGATTAGCGGGTGTAAAAGACTGCACTGTGATGTTTGCCGTTGCGTTCTCAGGGTCTATAGGAACAGTAGGATCAGAAGAACCCTTGCCCTGAATAGTCACGTCGATGATATAGTTCTTGTTTGGATAGATCTGCTTTGCAGTGCCACCGTCAGGTATAGTACCGACTGATGAGTTATAGTTGATGTTGACAGGATAGTAGACTGGAACTTTATTAGCACCTGTACCGTCAGGATCGAAATCACCTCTGATAACAAGGCGGGTTGAGGTTGCTGCACTACTAGGCATGCTATAAAGATAGAGAATATTAGTCACTGACGGGGATACGATTCCCCAGTTATAAGTGCTACCTGTATTCACGCCGCTCAGCGTAGGATTCACTGGAGTGAAGCCTATAGGTGAAGCTGTGCCAAGATACGACTTGAGGTTTAAAGAAACTCCTGATTCTCCTTGCTGAGGGGTTCCCACGGTGGCAAAGGTAGAGTAGCTTGTCATATTAGCGGCGTCTACAGGATAAAAGTCAAGCTTATCAGGAACATTTGACAGGAAAACAGCAGTAGGTTTGAACGTTGCAGCCGAGTAGGCACCAGTGGCACTGAAGTTCACGCTGAGTGATCTGAGGGTAATCTTTGATACCATGTGATATACGTCTACAGAGGCTGAAAAGGTTGGTGATGATCCAGCAATGGTGCTGATACCAAACATGGGAAGATTGTTATTGACAACAATTGTGGCAGAAGGATTTCCGCCTGCAAGGGCATCGTCAATACCAAGCGTTTTGCTCTCAAAGTCTGCCATATCCTTGGCACCAGTAAAGGTTCCAGCTGGAGCATTCACTGCAACAAGGACCTTATCACCTTCAGCAAGCTGACTTGTCGTGATAGAAGGAGCTGTAGGATCTGAGGCATCCTGTATAGTCTTGACCGGATATTTACCATTTGTGTCAAGGTTCTTGTCAAAGATACCTATCGTGACGCGGTTGATTTTATTCTCAGCATCCGTACCAGGATCTGTATAGGCTGCCGCACGAGTGTCGGCAGGTTTCAGATTTATCTTCAGGGTCTGAGTACCCGTTGAAGGCTTCTCTGTGCTCAGGTTTTCATCACCTGCGCATGATGTTAATAAGCCCTGCATGGCAATGGTTGCCAATGCGAAGAAGGCTAGTATTGCTGGTTTTGTTCTCATAACTATAAATCAATTTAATTATTAATATTCTTTTTATTACTTTTATTTCTTATATTCCTTTTCATTCCTTTATTTTATTTCATCTTCATCAGTTCGCTCAAAGCTTTGTCTGCCTGAGTAACTCCGGCTGCCTTTGCCATCTTCAGGTAAACCTCTGCCTTATCGCGGTTGCCCTCGCTAAGATAAAGGAGTCCCATATTGCAGTAGGCTCTTGAATCGGTTTCCCAACGCTTAAGATACTTATGCGCAAGGGTTGCGTCGTTGCGTGTCAGAGCAACACCGGCAGCGTTGATGTTTGCCTCTGGATTATCTGGGAAGAGACGCGCTGTGAGGTCCACGATGTCGTTGTATTCGCGAGAGCCTTTCTTATAGAATCCAGCTGTGGCATAGAGTTCACCCAGTGTCATCGTGGCTGGGTTTGAACCGAGATGCTGCATAGCAGAGTTACTGTCAAATCCATCGTGACGGAAGGTCAGTGTATATTTGATGCGGTAGACTTTTGGAAAGATGAACTTCACCATATACTCATAAGGCATGCCATGACCGATGTTCTGGATTTCACGCTCACGACCGTTGACTACGTCAATGCTCTTGATGATGTCTACAACGGCTTCGCGAAGGTTCATGCCGCTACCTGCTACCAGCGAAGAGATGCTGTCCCAGTCTTCAGCAAGCCAGCCTACAGTGAGGTCGTTGCGGTTGGTGAGCTTCTGCCTCATCAGGTATTTCTTCAAATCAAGGGAACGTTCCATAGCCTCACTCTCGTTGCGGCGGTAGTTGCCGATAGGAGCACCGAAGCCGTTGATGCGAAGACCTACGAGGCTTGTTCCGTAACGCTGGAGCTCACTTTTCACGTCAGTGGCGATGGTATTGAACACGGTGCGGTTGAATCTGCTGCCACTAAGTTTGGCGAGTGACTTGTTGCCGAAAATCTGGATTTCACCGCTGCGATGGAACTTGTCAATATCTGAGCCCTGAGGCTGAAGGAACTGAACATAGTCCATCAGGTTA
Protein-coding sequences here:
- a CDS encoding tetratricopeptide repeat protein, with the protein product MKLLQSAFFLLAFSGTVSAASAQTVYGGQIYVNSENFTRQGDLLRVRMKVSYDSSVVGSCESLVFTPVLKTDSAVSVLSSVVINGRERERDAHRTEVLSDNRRNMPIVVKDSHAAKRYFIYDTTVPYKDWMQDCRMYVESEELNCTGHRGHVYEDLVLKNIYLHDMSNDNPDPNVHYYNLMDYVQFLQPQGSDIDKFHRSGEIQIFGNKSLAKLSGSRFNRTVFNTIATDVKSELQRYGTSLVGLRINGFGAPIGNYRRNESEAMERSLDLKKYLMRQKLTNRNDLTVGWLAEDWDSISSLVAGSGMNLREAVVDIIKSIDVVNGREREIQNIGHGMPYEYMVKFIFPKVYRIKYTLTFRHDGFDSNSAMQHLGSNPATMTLGELYATAGFYKKGSREYNDIVDLTARLFPDNPEANINAAGVALTRNDATLAHKYLKRWETDSRAYCNMGLLYLSEGNRDKAEVYLKMAKAAGVTQADKALSELMKMK
- a CDS encoding fimbrial protein, translated to MRTKPAILAFFALATIAMQGLLTSCAGDENLSTEKPSTGTQTLKINLKPADTRAAAYTDPGTDAENKINRVTIGIFDKNLDTNGKYPVKTIQDASDPTAPSITTSQLAEGDKVLVAVNAPAGTFTGAKDMADFESKTLGIDDALAGGNPSATIVVNNNLPMFGISTIAGSSPTFSASVDVYHMVSKITLRSLSVNFSATGAYSAATFKPTAVFLSNVPDKLDFYPVDAANMTSYSTFATVGTPQQGESGVSLNLKSYLGTASPIGFTPVNPTLSGVNTGSTYNWGIVSPSVTNILYLYSMPSSAATSTRLVIRGDFDPDGTGANKVPVYYPVNINYNSSVGTIPDGGTAKQIYPNKNYIIDVTIQGKGSSDPTVPIDPENATANITVQSFTPANQSNVFN